Proteins from one Mucilaginibacter jinjuensis genomic window:
- a CDS encoding acyl-CoA thioesterase: MQDSPEFKSAKFSQTTLTELMIPSYANFGGKIHGGILLSLMDKVAYVCAAKHAGNYCVTASIDGVDFLEPIEVGEMVSLMASVNYTGNTSIVVGIRVISENVKTNVIKHTNTSYFTMVAKDEYNKPAQVPGLIVENREQVRRFIEAMHRKQLKLNYKREAKQIKVPNDPEKLLELLKGERCVFERKAIVKQ; this comes from the coding sequence ATGCAAGACTCCCCCGAATTTAAATCAGCCAAGTTTTCTCAAACCACCCTTACCGAATTGATGATCCCTTCGTATGCCAACTTCGGCGGTAAAATACACGGAGGTATCTTATTATCGCTAATGGATAAGGTAGCCTATGTATGCGCTGCCAAGCACGCGGGCAACTATTGTGTAACGGCATCGATAGATGGGGTTGATTTTTTGGAACCGATTGAGGTGGGAGAGATGGTATCGCTGATGGCATCGGTAAATTATACCGGTAATACATCTATTGTAGTAGGCATCAGGGTGATATCAGAAAATGTGAAAACCAATGTAATTAAGCATACCAATACCAGCTACTTTACCATGGTAGCCAAGGATGAGTATAACAAACCCGCACAGGTACCGGGCCTTATTGTAGAAAACCGCGAACAGGTAAGGCGTTTTATTGAAGCCATGCACCGCAAGCAGCTTAAACTAAACTACAAACGCGAAGCCAAGCAAATTAAAGTACCTAATGATCCTGAGAAGTTATTGGAGCTATTAAAAGGTGAGCGTTGTGTTTTTGAGCGCAAAGCGATTGTAAAGCAGTAA
- a CDS encoding FKBP-type peptidyl-prolyl cis-trans isomerase, protein MKIEPQHVVSLTYNLYVDQDGTENLVEKTTEEQPLTFLFGAGQMLPRFEENLSTLSTGDAFDFRLPAADAYGEYDEEAVANLPKEMFAGQDLPEVGNILPLQDNQGNRFQGQVVSVVEDAVIVDLNHPMAGQELHFTGNIINVRPATPEELSHGHAHGADGHHGH, encoded by the coding sequence ATGAAGATCGAGCCTCAACACGTCGTGTCATTAACATACAATTTATATGTTGATCAGGATGGCACTGAAAACCTTGTAGAAAAAACAACCGAAGAGCAACCATTAACTTTCTTGTTTGGTGCCGGACAAATGCTCCCTCGCTTCGAAGAAAACTTGTCAACCCTGTCAACCGGCGATGCGTTCGATTTCCGTTTGCCTGCAGCTGATGCTTATGGCGAATATGATGAAGAAGCTGTTGCCAACCTGCCGAAAGAAATGTTTGCAGGCCAGGACCTGCCAGAAGTAGGTAACATCCTGCCGCTGCAAGATAACCAGGGTAACCGTTTTCAGGGACAGGTAGTTTCTGTTGTTGAAGATGCAGTGATAGTTGACCTTAACCACCCAATGGCTGGCCAGGAACTACACTTTACCGGTAATATTATAAACGTACGCCCGGCTACGCCAGAAGAGTTATCGCATGGACATGCTCATGGTGCGGATGGTCATCACGGTCATTAA
- a CDS encoding GIY-YIG nuclease family protein translates to MKQYFVYILICNDNSYYTGITNNLERRLFEHENGENPQCYTYKKRPVKLVFQERFTDVNQAIAFEKQVKGWRRDKKEAIINGNWSLLPQLAKTAK, encoded by the coding sequence ATGAAGCAATATTTTGTCTATATATTAATTTGTAACGATAATTCTTATTATACCGGCATTACAAATAACCTTGAACGAAGATTATTTGAGCATGAAAACGGTGAAAATCCGCAATGCTATACCTATAAAAAACGTCCGGTTAAATTAGTTTTTCAAGAGCGATTTACTGATGTTAACCAAGCTATAGCATTTGAAAAACAAGTTAAGGGCTGGAGACGCGACAAGAAAGAAGCTATAATTAACGGCAATTGGAGTTTATTACCACAGTTAGCAAAGACTGCCAAATAA
- the treY gene encoding malto-oligosyltrehalose synthase, whose protein sequence is MYNPIATYRLQFHQEFTFSDFEQIITYLQKLGVSTIYASPVFEAAPGSTHGYDGVNPHRINPEIGTEKQLRIVSKKLQDKGIGWLQDIVPNHMGVHANNPWLMDVLEKGRRSLYSTFFDTGLSSDLFTDPQIMMPFLGNSLQEVIKNGEINITYLSKQFVFKYFDNTWPLSIQSYAEILQNNTNEPPEKLKPIVKEIGTILRNKDNKKLALKWGAWLVKLSNATKVAEVKSYITSALKSVNENQELLSQIAGQQHYRLCSWQETDSAINYRRFFTVNSLMCLNIQRPEVFAHYHRMIKQLVHEGIFQGLRIDHIDGLYDPENYLNNLRELAGDETYIVAEKILEQGENLPTQWPLQGTTGYDFLAQVNNLLTDSSSEHKFTHFYKELVESDQSVHQQILTKKANILSANMQGELDNLLNYFIKLKLVDDRLLKAIGRDILKETIAQFLIHCPVYRFYGNQMPLNSDEAHAVQTILYSIIKDNKDLKPACDLITTALLEKPYENKNTYNQKALQFYQRLMQFSGPLMAKGVEDTLMYTYNRFVGHNEVGDAPDAFGTSVKDFHKLMKQRQKQWPLAINGTSTHDTKRGEDVRARLNALTALQHEWLDAVKHWEKQDNTTVSVPNANDRYFIYQTIAGAYPMPGQGDDNFGVRLGEYLTKALREGKVNSNWAQPNEDYEKATIDFATGLLDQQSVFWQTFAPLHQNIADHGIVNSLSQLLLKFTSPGVPDVYQGCELWDLSLVDPDNRRPVDYQLRQKLLNKKLSTDSAEALMDLWAERYDGHIKLWLTQQLFKVRSNETELFTKGEYIPLKVKGAYKENIIAFARRYQNKWLIVAAPLYSAALCKAQQKDITAIDWKDTRIILPQEAPVQWQHQWLNLKGKVANDELLISEIFRTLPFALLQLAHPENNRGAGILMHITSLPSSFGIGDMGPGARTFANFLSESGQKYWQLLPINPTGADQKYSPYSSLCSMAGNVLLISPVLLAKDELLDEAELDEFHLPQIDKVNYTKVEDLKHELFDRAYENFYRKEFKSLKQDFLFFCKNEASWLDDFALYSALRENHDGAPWHQWNKSYKTRHTPALARFAQRSSRAIDKIKWLQFIFFRQWQQLKDHCRVLNIRLFGDLPFYVSYDSADVWANQEIFALDKQGNITGIAGVPPDYFNADGQLWGMPVYRWDVLKKQGYQWWINRLRKNMELFDLLRLDHFRAFSAYWEVPAGETTAKNGKWVNGPGADFFNKARHALGNLPLVAEDLGDIDEPVFKLRDQFELPGMKVLQFAFGDDTAQSLYIPHNYDANFFVYTGTHDNNTTLGWYNEDADKKVIKQIEEYTGQVVKHKNINKVLMRMAYASTAKVTIIPMQDILNLNRESRMNNPAVAEHNWLWRMLPKLVDDDTAAKLIGLIKMYNRQ, encoded by the coding sequence ATGTACAATCCCATAGCCACCTATCGCCTGCAATTCCATCAAGAATTCACGTTTAGTGATTTTGAGCAAATCATCACTTACCTGCAAAAATTGGGTGTAAGCACTATCTACGCTTCACCGGTTTTCGAAGCTGCGCCGGGCAGCACGCATGGGTACGATGGTGTGAACCCGCACCGCATCAACCCCGAGATCGGCACCGAAAAACAGCTGCGGATCGTGAGCAAAAAACTGCAGGATAAAGGCATCGGCTGGTTACAGGATATTGTGCCGAATCACATGGGTGTGCATGCCAACAACCCCTGGTTGATGGATGTTTTAGAAAAAGGAAGGCGATCTTTATACTCAACTTTTTTTGATACCGGATTGAGCAGCGACCTGTTTACGGATCCGCAAATTATGATGCCATTTTTAGGCAATTCTTTGCAGGAAGTGATCAAAAACGGTGAAATAAATATTACTTATTTAAGTAAGCAATTTGTGTTCAAATATTTCGATAATACGTGGCCCTTGAGCATACAATCGTACGCCGAAATACTACAAAATAACACTAATGAGCCACCCGAAAAATTAAAACCGATAGTAAAAGAAATCGGCACTATTTTAAGAAACAAGGACAATAAAAAACTCGCTTTAAAGTGGGGTGCCTGGCTGGTAAAATTGTCAAATGCAACAAAGGTTGCTGAGGTAAAATCGTATATCACATCGGCACTAAAATCGGTCAATGAAAATCAGGAACTGTTAAGTCAGATAGCCGGTCAGCAACATTATCGTCTGTGCAGCTGGCAGGAAACTGACAGCGCTATCAACTACCGCCGTTTCTTCACCGTCAATAGCCTCATGTGCCTCAACATTCAGCGCCCGGAAGTATTTGCACATTATCACCGCATGATTAAGCAGTTGGTACATGAAGGTATATTTCAGGGTCTGCGGATTGACCATATCGATGGTTTGTACGATCCCGAAAATTACCTCAACAACCTACGTGAGCTCGCTGGAGATGAAACCTATATAGTTGCTGAAAAGATATTAGAGCAAGGCGAAAACCTACCTACCCAGTGGCCCTTACAAGGTACCACGGGTTACGATTTTTTAGCCCAGGTAAATAACCTATTGACCGATAGTTCATCAGAACATAAGTTCACGCATTTCTATAAAGAATTGGTAGAGAGTGACCAGTCAGTCCACCAACAGATCCTCACTAAGAAAGCCAATATCCTATCCGCCAACATGCAGGGCGAATTGGATAATTTGCTCAACTACTTCATCAAACTAAAACTGGTTGATGACCGCCTGCTGAAAGCTATCGGCCGGGATATTTTGAAGGAAACCATTGCACAATTCCTGATCCATTGCCCGGTTTACCGGTTTTATGGTAACCAGATGCCGTTGAACTCTGATGAAGCCCATGCAGTGCAGACTATTCTGTATTCAATTATCAAAGACAACAAAGACCTGAAACCCGCCTGTGACTTAATCACTACTGCCCTGCTCGAAAAGCCTTACGAAAACAAAAACACCTATAACCAAAAGGCATTACAATTCTATCAACGCTTAATGCAGTTTAGCGGCCCGCTGATGGCCAAAGGCGTTGAGGACACGCTGATGTATACCTACAACCGCTTTGTAGGCCACAACGAGGTTGGTGACGCGCCAGATGCTTTCGGCACTTCGGTAAAAGATTTTCATAAACTGATGAAACAGCGGCAGAAGCAATGGCCTTTGGCTATTAACGGAACATCTACCCATGATACCAAACGCGGCGAGGATGTACGTGCCCGCTTAAATGCCTTAACTGCCCTGCAGCACGAATGGTTGGATGCGGTTAAACATTGGGAAAAGCAGGATAACACAACCGTAAGTGTACCCAACGCCAATGATCGTTACTTTATTTACCAAACCATTGCCGGTGCATATCCTATGCCTGGCCAGGGCGATGATAATTTTGGCGTACGCTTAGGCGAATACCTCACCAAAGCACTGCGTGAGGGCAAAGTAAACTCTAACTGGGCACAACCGAATGAGGATTATGAAAAGGCAACGATAGATTTTGCCACCGGCTTACTTGATCAACAGAGTGTATTTTGGCAAACGTTTGCGCCATTGCATCAAAATATAGCAGATCATGGCATCGTTAACTCACTCTCGCAACTGCTGCTTAAATTTACCAGCCCCGGTGTGCCCGATGTTTACCAGGGATGCGAACTATGGGATTTGAGCCTCGTTGATCCCGATAACCGCCGACCGGTTGATTATCAGCTTCGCCAGAAATTATTGAATAAAAAGCTTTCAACGGATTCCGCAGAAGCATTAATGGACCTTTGGGCCGAACGTTATGACGGGCACATTAAACTATGGCTTACCCAGCAGCTATTCAAAGTCCGCAGCAACGAAACCGAACTCTTTACCAAAGGCGAATACATCCCACTTAAGGTTAAAGGCGCTTATAAAGAAAACATCATCGCTTTTGCCCGGCGTTATCAAAACAAATGGCTTATTGTGGCCGCTCCCTTATACAGCGCAGCTTTATGCAAAGCACAGCAAAAGGATATTACTGCTATTGACTGGAAAGATACCCGCATCATTTTACCGCAGGAAGCACCTGTACAATGGCAGCATCAATGGCTAAATTTAAAAGGTAAAGTAGCCAATGACGAGTTGCTGATTAGCGAAATATTCCGCACATTACCCTTCGCCTTGCTTCAATTAGCACATCCCGAAAATAACCGGGGCGCAGGTATACTGATGCACATCACATCTTTACCATCTTCTTTTGGTATTGGTGATATGGGACCGGGTGCACGCACCTTCGCTAATTTCCTGAGTGAGAGCGGGCAAAAATACTGGCAGCTACTACCCATTAACCCAACCGGGGCCGATCAAAAATATTCACCTTACAGCTCGCTTTGCAGCATGGCTGGTAATGTGCTGTTAATTAGTCCGGTTCTATTGGCTAAAGATGAGCTACTTGACGAGGCCGAACTCGATGAATTCCACCTGCCACAAATCGATAAAGTTAATTACACCAAGGTAGAAGATCTCAAACACGAACTCTTCGACCGGGCCTATGAAAACTTCTACAGAAAAGAATTTAAATCGCTTAAACAGGATTTCCTGTTTTTCTGTAAAAATGAAGCAAGCTGGCTTGATGATTTTGCTTTGTATAGTGCCCTGCGCGAAAACCATGATGGCGCTCCATGGCATCAATGGAATAAATCGTACAAAACGCGCCATACACCTGCATTGGCCCGCTTTGCTCAGCGCAGCAGTCGCGCTATCGATAAAATTAAATGGCTGCAGTTTATCTTCTTCAGGCAGTGGCAACAATTAAAAGATCATTGCCGTGTACTCAACATTCGGCTGTTTGGTGATCTGCCTTTTTATGTAAGTTATGATTCGGCCGATGTTTGGGCTAACCAGGAAATCTTCGCCCTCGATAAACAAGGCAACATCACAGGTATTGCGGGTGTGCCACCCGATTATTTTAATGCTGATGGCCAGCTTTGGGGCATGCCGGTTTACCGCTGGGATGTATTGAAAAAGCAGGGCTATCAATGGTGGATCAATCGCCTGCGCAAAAATATGGAGTTGTTTGATCTGCTTAGGCTCGATCACTTTCGTGCCTTCTCTGCCTATTGGGAAGTCCCCGCCGGTGAAACTACGGCCAAAAACGGCAAATGGGTAAATGGGCCGGGAGCCGATTTCTTTAACAAAGCCAGACATGCCTTAGGCAACCTGCCTCTTGTGGCCGAAGATCTGGGCGATATTGATGAACCTGTATTTAAACTGCGCGACCAGTTTGAACTGCCAGGCATGAAAGTACTGCAATTTGCCTTTGGCGATGACACAGCGCAATCGCTCTACATCCCACATAATTACGATGCTAACTTTTTTGTTTACACCGGCACGCACGATAATAATACCACCCTGGGCTGGTATAATGAGGATGCAGATAAAAAAGTAATTAAGCAGATAGAAGAATATACAGGGCAGGTTGTGAAGCATAAAAACATCAATAAGGTATTGATGCGCATGGCTTACGCATCTACAGCAAAAGTGACTATTATACCCATGCAAGATATTTTAAACCTGAACAGGGAATCAAGAATGAATAACCCTGCCGTGGCAGAGCATAACTGGTTATGGCGAATGCTGCCCAAACTGGTTGATGACGATACTGCAGCCAAACTAATTGGGCTAATTAAAATGTATAACAGGCAGTAA
- a CDS encoding fatty acid desaturase: MSFLDTVLQPPSYGWQDANGLLVKPSPKQLFGEFFSRLNVFKDKKNWLSFLCWFTVLALVPFFLLFLFKYMSVKTLLAAFFYSMIVMGTHGTIWHHRYCTHNAYQFRNKFWRFFTQNLTLKIIPEEIYAVSHHVHHAKSDTPGDPYNAQGGFLYCFLADVNHQPISKNLSEKEYAKCVNLMKHTGVSVNTYEQYQKWGSLAKPLNTVVGIILNWSFWFGAFYLMGGIPLAVSLFAAAGFWAVGVRTFNYEGHGKGEDKRREGIDYNQDDMSINQVWPGIVAGEWHNNHHLYPKSARSGFKPYQVDSAWYYIKFMHTIGAVSTYNDCKAQFYKEYVNAHEQEHKAIVPELLVPVIVPVLAVEEV, translated from the coding sequence ATGTCATTTTTAGACACTGTTCTTCAGCCTCCCTCGTACGGTTGGCAAGACGCTAATGGCTTATTGGTTAAGCCATCCCCAAAACAACTTTTCGGCGAATTTTTCTCGAGACTTAATGTTTTTAAAGACAAAAAAAACTGGCTTTCATTCTTATGCTGGTTTACTGTATTGGCTTTAGTGCCTTTCTTTTTGCTATTCTTGTTTAAATACATGTCGGTAAAAACGCTGTTAGCCGCCTTTTTTTACAGCATGATTGTGATGGGCACCCACGGTACTATCTGGCACCACAGGTATTGCACACACAATGCTTACCAGTTCCGCAACAAGTTCTGGAGGTTTTTTACCCAAAACCTTACACTCAAAATTATCCCCGAAGAAATTTACGCGGTATCGCACCACGTACACCACGCCAAATCTGATACCCCAGGCGATCCATACAATGCACAAGGTGGTTTCTTATATTGCTTTTTGGCCGATGTTAACCACCAGCCTATCAGCAAAAACCTGAGCGAAAAAGAATATGCCAAGTGCGTAAACCTGATGAAACATACAGGCGTTAGCGTAAACACTTATGAGCAATACCAAAAATGGGGATCGCTGGCTAAACCTTTAAATACGGTTGTGGGTATTATCCTTAACTGGTCGTTCTGGTTTGGTGCATTTTACCTGATGGGTGGTATCCCTCTGGCAGTTTCGTTATTTGCAGCAGCAGGCTTTTGGGCAGTTGGGGTACGTACCTTTAACTATGAAGGCCACGGTAAAGGTGAAGATAAGCGCCGTGAAGGTATTGACTACAACCAGGACGATATGTCTATTAACCAGGTTTGGCCAGGCATTGTAGCAGGCGAATGGCATAACAACCACCACTTGTATCCTAAAAGTGCACGCTCGGGTTTTAAACCTTACCAGGTTGATTCTGCCTGGTATTATATTAAGTTTATGCATACCATTGGTGCTGTAAGCACTTATAATGATTGTAAAGCGCAGTTCTATAAAGAGTATGTAAATGCTCATGAACAAGAGCATAAGGCAATTGTACCAGAGTTATTGGTACCTGTTATTGTGCCTGTATTAGCGGTTGAGGAAGTATAA